The following are encoded in a window of Drosophila simulans strain w501 chromosome 3L, Prin_Dsim_3.1, whole genome shotgun sequence genomic DNA:
- the LOC6736763 gene encoding chitooligosaccharidolytic beta-N-acetylglucosaminidase isoform X2, with protein sequence MKWTRTALGVALLLALVSHLAAHSSDDLVYGYECRSGFCQKVELSEENYAKAISLPVCRLFCGSSIGTLWPKPTGTVRLDTLMRQVDISFIDFNFNGTARQQKLWRAAEDRFMDMLDAQIPDRKVLARGGYRMSVNINTPDEPTPARLTLDTDESYTLDIDTDASGHVLANITAANFFGARHGLETLAQLIVYDDIRREVQVTANATINDAPLYKWRGLLLDTSRNYYSVKSIKRTLEGMALVKLNTFHWHITDSHSFPLEVKKRPELHKLGAYSQRQVYTRRDVAEVVEYGRVRGIRVMPEFDAPAHVGEGWQHKNMTACFNAQPWKSFCVEPPCGQLDPTVNEMYDVLEDIYGTMFDQFNPDVFHMGGDEVSTSCWNSSQPIQQWMKKQGWGLETADFMRLWGHFQTEALGRVDKVANGTHTPIILWTSGLTEEPFIDEYLNPERYIIQIWTTGADPKVKKILERGYKIIVSNYDALYLDCGGAGWVTDGNNWCSPYIGWQKVYDNSLKSIAGDYEHHVLGAEGAIWSEQIDEHTLDNRFWPRASALAERLWSNPAEGWRQAESRLLLHRQRLVDNGLGAEAMQPQWCLQNEHECPIDACSRGSGRLGLIVLLLLTTLSA encoded by the exons ATGAAGTGGACGCGGACTGCACTTGGAGTGGCCCTGCTCCTGGCCCTGGTGTCTCACCTGGCGGCCCACAGCTCGGA TGACTTGGTTTACGGATACGAGTGCCGCAGTGGCTTCTGCCAGAAGGTGGAGCTCAGCGAGGAGAACTACGCCAAGGCCATCAGTCTGCCCGTGTGCCGGCTCTTCTGCGGCAGCTCCATCGGCACGCTGTGGCCCAAACCGACGGGCACTGTGCGTCTGGACACGTTGATGCGCCAAGTGGACATCTCGTTCATTGACTTTAATTTCAATGGAACTGCCCGCCAGCAGAAGCTATGGCGAGCGGCTGAAGACCGTTTCATGGACATGCTGGACGCCCAGATCCCAGATCGCAAGGTTCTCGCTCGTGGTGGCTACCGTATGTCTGTGAACATCAATACTCCGGATGAGCCGACTCCAGCCAGACTCACCCTGGATACGGATGAGAGCTATACGCTGGACATTGATACGGATGCTTCGGGTCATGTGTTGGCCAACATTACCGCGGCCAACTTCTTTGGAGCCCGTCATGGTCTGGAGACCCTAGCCCAGTTGATTGTCTACGATGACATCCGCCGCGAGGTTCAGGTGACTGCCAATGCCACCATCAACGATGCCCCGCTGTACAAGTGGCGTGGATTGCTCCTGGACACCTCCCGTAACTACTACTCTGTGAAGTCCATCAAGAGGACGTTGG AGGGCATGGCCTTGGTCAAACTGAACACCTTCCACTGGCACATCACGGACTCGCACAGCTTCCCACTGGAGGTGAAGAAGCGACCGGAGTTGCACAAGCTGGGAGCCTATTCCCAACGCCAGGTGTACACCCGTCGGGACGTGGCCGAGGTTGTGGAGTACGGCCGCGTGCGAGGCATCCGTGTTATGCCAGAGTTTGATGCCCCTGCCCATGTGGGTGAGGGCTGGCAGCACAAGAACATGACCGCCTGCTTCAATGCCCAGCCATGGAAGTCCTTCTGCGTGGAGCCACCGTGTGGCCAACTCGATCCCACTGTGAACGAAATGTACGATGTGCTGGAGGACATTTACGGCACCATGTTCGATCAGTTCAACCCGGATGTCTTCCATATGGGTGGCGATGAAGTGTCCACTAGCTGCTGGAACAGCAGCCAGCCCATCCAGCAGTGGATGAAGAAGCAGGGTTGGGGTCTGGAGACCGCAGACTTTATGCGCTTGTGGGGACACTTCCAGACGGAGGCTCTTGGTCGCGTGGACAAGGTGGCCAATGGTACGCACACGCCGATCATTCTGTGGACTAGTGGTCTCACCGAGGAGCCCTTCATTGACGAGTATCTGAACCCAGAGCGTTACATCATTCAGATCTGGACCACTGGTGCAGATCCGAAGGTAAAGAAGATTCTGGAGCGCGGCTACAAGATCATTGTGTCGAACTACGATGCCCTGTACTTGGACTGCGGCGGAGCTGGTTGGGTGACCGATGGCAACAACTGGTGCTCACCCTACATTGGCTGGCAGAAGGTGTACGACAACAGTTTGAAATCCATTGCCGGCGACTACGAGCATCATGTATTGGGCGCGGAGGGAGCCATTTGGTCAGAGCAGATTGACGAGCACACCCTGGACAACCGCTTCTGGCCCAGGGCCAGTGCCCTGGCCGAGCGACTTTGGTCAAATCCTGCCGAGGGTTGGCGCCAGGCGGAGTCACGTCTGCTGCTCCACCGCCAGCGACTGGTGGACAACGGGCTGGGTGCGGAGGCCATGCAGCCGCAGTGGTGCCTGCAAAACGAGCACGAGTGTCCCATTGACGC ATGTAGTCGGGGCAGCGGGCGGCTTGGGTTGATCGTCCTGTTGCTACTCACAACGCTCTCTGCCTGA
- the LOC6736760 gene encoding protein twisted gastrulation — protein MKSLLTIYILLSFGELGLANMAQMRKKSHTEEFEGMPALFRAMSSSPNDGYTYNWSVVSFSTNGQPGSGINCTVLYLDQCTSWNKCRQTCLKTGATSYRWFHDGCCECVGELCTNYGVNESRCRLCPEPGLEDEED, from the coding sequence ATGAAATCACTTCTGACTATCTACATTTTGCTATCCTTTGGAGAGTTAGGCCTCGCTAACATGGCACAAATGCGAAAGAAATCACACACCGAGGAATTCGAAGGAATGCCAGCTCTGTTCAGGGCCATGTCCTCTTCTCCAAACGATGGATACACCTACAATTGGAGCGTGGTCTCATTTTCAACAAATGGACAACCAGGATCCGGTATAAACTGCACCGTTTTGTATCTGGATCAGTGCACATCCTGGAATAAGTGTAGACAGACCTGCCTGAAAACCGGAGCCACCAGCTATAGGTGGTTTCATGACGGAtgctgcgagtgtgtgggagAACTTTGCACGAATTATGGCGTAAATGAGAGCAGATGTCGACTATGTCCTGAACCCGGACTTGAAGATGAAGAGGATTGA
- the LOC6736763 gene encoding chitooligosaccharidolytic beta-N-acetylglucosaminidase isoform X1, which produces MKWTRTALGVALLLALVSHLAAHSSDDLVYGYECRSGFCQKVELSEENYAKAISLPVCRLFCGSSIGTLWPKPTGTVRLDTLMRQVDISFIDFNFNGTARQQKLWRAAEDRFMDMLDAQIPDRKVLARGGYRMSVNINTPDEPTPARLTLDTDESYTLDIDTDASGHVLANITAANFFGARHGLETLAQLIVYDDIRREVQVTANATINDAPLYKWRGLLLDTSRNYYSVKSIKRTLEGMALVKLNTFHWHITDSHSFPLEVKKRPELHKLGAYSQRQVYTRRDVAEVVEYGRVRGIRVMPEFDAPAHVGEGWQHKNMTACFNAQPWKSFCVEPPCGQLDPTVNEMYDVLEDIYGTMFDQFNPDVFHMGGDEVSTSCWNSSQPIQQWMKKQGWGLETADFMRLWGHFQTEALGRVDKVANGTHTPIILWTSGLTEEPFIDEYLNPERYIIQIWTTGADPKVKKILERGYKIIVSNYDALYLDCGGAGWVTDGNNWCSPYIGWQKVYDNSLKSIAGDYEHHVLGAEGAIWSEQIDEHTLDNRFWPRASALAERLWSNPAEGWRQAESRLLLHRQRLVDNGLGAEAMQPQWCLQNEHECPIDAYDAQV; this is translated from the exons ATGAAGTGGACGCGGACTGCACTTGGAGTGGCCCTGCTCCTGGCCCTGGTGTCTCACCTGGCGGCCCACAGCTCGGA TGACTTGGTTTACGGATACGAGTGCCGCAGTGGCTTCTGCCAGAAGGTGGAGCTCAGCGAGGAGAACTACGCCAAGGCCATCAGTCTGCCCGTGTGCCGGCTCTTCTGCGGCAGCTCCATCGGCACGCTGTGGCCCAAACCGACGGGCACTGTGCGTCTGGACACGTTGATGCGCCAAGTGGACATCTCGTTCATTGACTTTAATTTCAATGGAACTGCCCGCCAGCAGAAGCTATGGCGAGCGGCTGAAGACCGTTTCATGGACATGCTGGACGCCCAGATCCCAGATCGCAAGGTTCTCGCTCGTGGTGGCTACCGTATGTCTGTGAACATCAATACTCCGGATGAGCCGACTCCAGCCAGACTCACCCTGGATACGGATGAGAGCTATACGCTGGACATTGATACGGATGCTTCGGGTCATGTGTTGGCCAACATTACCGCGGCCAACTTCTTTGGAGCCCGTCATGGTCTGGAGACCCTAGCCCAGTTGATTGTCTACGATGACATCCGCCGCGAGGTTCAGGTGACTGCCAATGCCACCATCAACGATGCCCCGCTGTACAAGTGGCGTGGATTGCTCCTGGACACCTCCCGTAACTACTACTCTGTGAAGTCCATCAAGAGGACGTTGG AGGGCATGGCCTTGGTCAAACTGAACACCTTCCACTGGCACATCACGGACTCGCACAGCTTCCCACTGGAGGTGAAGAAGCGACCGGAGTTGCACAAGCTGGGAGCCTATTCCCAACGCCAGGTGTACACCCGTCGGGACGTGGCCGAGGTTGTGGAGTACGGCCGCGTGCGAGGCATCCGTGTTATGCCAGAGTTTGATGCCCCTGCCCATGTGGGTGAGGGCTGGCAGCACAAGAACATGACCGCCTGCTTCAATGCCCAGCCATGGAAGTCCTTCTGCGTGGAGCCACCGTGTGGCCAACTCGATCCCACTGTGAACGAAATGTACGATGTGCTGGAGGACATTTACGGCACCATGTTCGATCAGTTCAACCCGGATGTCTTCCATATGGGTGGCGATGAAGTGTCCACTAGCTGCTGGAACAGCAGCCAGCCCATCCAGCAGTGGATGAAGAAGCAGGGTTGGGGTCTGGAGACCGCAGACTTTATGCGCTTGTGGGGACACTTCCAGACGGAGGCTCTTGGTCGCGTGGACAAGGTGGCCAATGGTACGCACACGCCGATCATTCTGTGGACTAGTGGTCTCACCGAGGAGCCCTTCATTGACGAGTATCTGAACCCAGAGCGTTACATCATTCAGATCTGGACCACTGGTGCAGATCCGAAGGTAAAGAAGATTCTGGAGCGCGGCTACAAGATCATTGTGTCGAACTACGATGCCCTGTACTTGGACTGCGGCGGAGCTGGTTGGGTGACCGATGGCAACAACTGGTGCTCACCCTACATTGGCTGGCAGAAGGTGTACGACAACAGTTTGAAATCCATTGCCGGCGACTACGAGCATCATGTATTGGGCGCGGAGGGAGCCATTTGGTCAGAGCAGATTGACGAGCACACCCTGGACAACCGCTTCTGGCCCAGGGCCAGTGCCCTGGCCGAGCGACTTTGGTCAAATCCTGCCGAGGGTTGGCGCCAGGCGGAGTCACGTCTGCTGCTCCACCGCCAGCGACTGGTGGACAACGGGCTGGGTGCGGAGGCCATGCAGCCGCAGTGGTGCCTGCAAAACGAGCACGAGTGTCCCATTGACGCGTACGATGCACAAGTTTGA
- the LOC6736761 gene encoding RNA-binding protein 45 yields the protein MSDYRSQSRSGGGRGGQEYSNDDDPPMSRLFIICNKAHTEEDFREAFSPYGEIEDIWVVKDKHTQENKGIAYVKFSKTSDAAKAQEEMNGKTIGKMDRTLKVLVAANRNQGSNKSENEQEKYVRLFIVIPKTATEEDIREEFSQWGDVESVTIVKEKNNGNPKGFGYVRFTKFYYAAVAFENCSAKYKAVFAEPKGSTRTQRDQYGRPSEDNPLYSSSGRGNSNFNGGGSSSGGGGSSSYNNDWNVSQNNDMAAFLRMQNVPVAQPSCLEVNVSNCVNQDQLWRLFDIIPGLDYCQIMREHGPRTNEALVVYDNPEAAIYAKDKLHGLEYPMGERIIVKVNGMSSARMDTSFIDKRTKKDAICNVPLPPTQPLASPDDQVAQRLFIVLSANLPHSILKNIFSCWSGLIDVYLLPNKNCGYVKYAEVESAQLAIRTLNGAEICGTKIKVMEAEERSGSDGDDGGRKRLRRN from the exons ATGTCGGACTATAGATCACAATCGCGCAGTGGCGGGGGACGTGGCGGCCAGGAGTACTCAAACGACGACGATCCGCCGATGTCGCGTCTCTTCATCATTTGCAACAAGGCGCACACGGAGGAGGATTTCCGTGAAGCCTTCTCGCCATACGGCGAAATCGAGGATATCTGGGTGGTGAAGGACAAGCACACCCAGGAGAACAAGGGAATCGCCTACGTCAAGTTCTCCAAGACATCCGATGCGGCCAAGGCGCAGGAGGAGATGAACGGCAAGACCATCGGCAAGATGGATCGCACCCTTAAAGTCCTTGTGGCAGCCAA TCGGAATCAGGGCTCAAATAAGTCTGAGAACGAGCAGGAGAAGTACGTGAGACTCTTCATAGTCATCCCCAAAACGGCCACCGAGGAGGATATTCGCGAGGAATTCTCGCAGTGGGGCGATGTGGAATCTGTCACAATTGTCAAGGAGAAGAACAATGGCAATCCCAAGGGCTTCGGATATGTCCGCTTCACCAA GTTCTACTATGCAGCTGTGGCTTTCGAGAACTGTTCCGCCAAGTATAAAGCTGTCTTTGCCGAACCAAAGGGCTCTACGCGCACGCAGCGAGACCAGTACGGCCGTCCCTCCGAGGACAATCCCTTGTATAGCAGCTCGGGACGTGGCAATTCCAATTTCAATGGAGGCGGTAGCagcagcggtggcggcggcagcagcagctacaacaacGACTGGAATGTGTCGCAGAACAACGACATGGCGGCCTTCCTGCGCATGCAGAATGTGCCAGTGGCCCAGCCGTCCTGCCTGGAGGTTAACGTGAGCAACTGCGTCAACCAGGATCAGCTCTGGCGTCTCTTCGACATCATTCCCGGCTTGGATTACTGCCAAATCATGCGGGAAC ATGGACCGCGCACCAATGAGGCCTTAGTGGTGTATGACAACCCAGAAGCCGCAATTTATGCCAA GGACAAACTCCATGGCCTGGAGTACCCAATGGGCGAACGCATCATTGTCAAAGTCAATGGAATGAGCTCAGCTCGCATGGACACATCCTTCATAGACA AGCGGACCAAAAAGGATGCCATTTGCAATGTGCCTCTGCCCCCAACTCAGCCACTGGCATCGCCGGACGACCAGGTGGCCCAACGACTGTTCATTGTGCTCTCAGCG AACTTGCCGCATTCGATATTGAAGAACATTTTCTCTTGCTGGTCGGGATTGATCGACGTCTACCTTCTGCCAAACAAGAACTGTGGCTACGTCAAGTATGCGGAGGTCGAGAGTGCTCAATTGGCCATTCGCACCCTAAACGGAGCCGAAATTTGCGGCACAAAAATCAAG GTCATGGAGGCTGAGGAGCGCAGTGGGTCCGACGGCGATGATGGCGGTCGCAAGCGTTTGAGGCGTAACTGA
- the LOC6736762 gene encoding general transcription factor IIE subunit 2, giving the protein MDPALLREREAFKKRAMATPTVEKKSKPDRPAPPPLSDDSRRKMRPPNAPKLDATTYKTMSGSSQYRFGVLAKIVKFMRTRHQDGDDHPLTIDEILDETNQLDIGQSVKNWLASEALHNNPKVEASPCGTKFSFKPVYKIKDGKTLMRLLKQHDLKGLGGILLDDVQESLPHCEKVLKNRSAEILFVIRPIDKKKILFYNDRTANFSVDDEFQKLWRSATVDAMDDAKIDEYLEKQGIRSMQDHGLKKAIPKRKKAANKKRQFKKPRDNEHLADVLEVYEDNTLTLKGVNPT; this is encoded by the exons ATGGATCCAGCACTGCTTCGCGAACGCGAGGCCTTCAAAAAGCGGGcgatggccacgcccac CGTGGAAAAGAAGTCCAAGCCCGATAGACCAGCTCCACCGCCGCTTAGCGATGATTCCAGGCGCAAAATGCGCCCGCCCAATGCTCCCAAGCTGGACGCCACAAC GTACAAGACCATGTCCGGCAGTTCCCAGTACCGCTTTGGCGTGCTGGCCAAGATTGTGAAATTCATGCGCACACGTCACCAGGACGGCGACGACCATCCCCTGACAATCGATGAGATTCTGGACGAGACCAACCAGCTGGACATTGGTCAATCCGTGAAGAAT TGGCTTGCCAGCGAGGCTCTGCACAACAATCCCAAGGTGGAAGCCAGTCCCTGTGGCACCAAGTTCAGTTTCAAGCCAGTCTACAAGATCAAGGATGGCAAAACGCTGATGCGCCTGCTAAAGCAACATGATTTAAAGGGCCTGGGTGGCATTTTGCTGGACGATGTCCAGGAATCTCTACCACACTGCGAAAAGGTGCTCAAGAACAGATCAGCCGAAATACTTTTTGTTATTAGACCCATTGACAAAAAGAAGATATTGTTCTACAACGACAGGACTGCTAACTTTTCG GTGGACGACGAGTTCCAGAAGCTATGGCGCTCGGCGACGGTCGATGCAATGGACGACGCCAAGATCGACGAGTACCTCGAGAAGCAGGGCATTCGCTCCATGCAGGACCATGGCCTCAAGAAAGCCATTCCCAAGCGCAAGAAGGCGGCCAACAAGAAGCGGCAGTTCAAGAAGCCCAGAGACAACGAACATTTGGCCGACGTTCTGGAGGTCTACGAGGATAACACACTTACGCTGAAGGGTGTGAACCCAACGTAG
- the LOC6736764 gene encoding transmembrane protein 50A — MGVLDNIAMHFTGDASRNRNTSIIAGLLFFAGWWVLIDAMSIDGKHQITTGHVFIGIFGTISFCMVNAVKGEHISDENSSESGARIAKIWLLVGFLMGFASIIAAIWVMIDDFINNEKKDGWFGVALLMQNVFILFASLVYKFGRNEEEWNE, encoded by the exons ATGGGCGTGTTGGACAATATTGCGATGCACTTCACGGGGGATGCGTCCAGGAACAGGAACACTTCCATAATAGCCGGTCTTCTG TTTTTCGCAGGATGGTGGGTTCTAATCGATGCCATGTCCATCGACGGCAAGCACCAGATTACCACAGGACACGTCTTCATCGGCATCTTCGGCACCATCAGCTTCTGCATGGTGAACGCAGTGAAGGGAGAACAT ATTTCGGATGAGAACTCATCGGAGTCCGGCGCCAGGATAGCGAAGATCTGGCTGCTTGTAGGCTTCCTAATGGGTTTTGCCTCCATCATTGCCGCCATCTGGGTGATGATCGACGACTTCATCAACAATG AAAAGAAAGATGGCTGGTTTGGCGTGGCTCTGCTGATGCAAAACGTCTTCATCCTGTTCGCCAGTTTGGTCTACAAGTTCGGACGCAACGAGGAAGAGTGGAATGAGTAA
- the LOC6736765 gene encoding adrenodoxin-like protein 2, mitochondrial: protein MLVINSCRAASRLALRSLNLRSPIATRTFSTGLALKTKDVVNITFVRANGDKIKTSGKVGDSLLDVVVNNNVDLDGFGACEGTLTCSTCHLIFKTSDFEKLPDKPGDEELDMLDLAYELTDTSRLGCQITLSKDMEGLEVHVPSTINDARAA from the exons ATGCTAGTCATTAACTCATGCAGAGCTGCCTCCAGATTGGCGCTACGCAGCCTCAATTTGCGATCGCCGATCGCAACGCGCACTTTCTCGACGGGATTGGCCCTGAAAACGAAAGATGT TGTTAACATAACCTTCGTGCGTGCCAATGGGGACAAGATTAAGACGTCCGGAAAAGTGGGTGACTCCCTGCTGGACGTGGTGGTCAACAACAATGTGGATCTGGATGGCTTCGGGGCCTGTGAGGGCACGCTGACCTGCTCCACCTGCCACCTGATCTTCAAGACCAGCGATTTCGAGAAGTTGCCCGACAAACCCGGTGATGAGGAGCTGGACATGCTGGATCTGGCGTACGAACTGACGGACACCTCGCGGTTGGGCTGCCAGATCACCCTGTCCAAGGACATGGAGGGCCTGGAGGTGCATGTGCCCTCCACCATCAATGACGCACGTGCCGCGTAG
- the LOC6736766 gene encoding uncharacterized protein LOC6736766, giving the protein MGHLTRRSSLMAIVLCLVLNTQHLSVHGDASHIESAALPLEHRAGYGPPAPIYGAPQGPLSTGATNDVSEEAWPLASTNDSPQIKHLQVQCEKTHMRVNIEFDRPFYGMIFSKGFYSDPHCVHLKPGTGHLSATFEIFLNSCGMTSSANHNAAGYGAPTPSGSYVENTIIIQYDPYVQEVWDQARKLRCTWYDFYEKAVTFRPFQVDMLHAVTANFLGDNLQCWMQIQVGKGPWASEVSGIVKIGQTMTMVLAIKDDENKFDMLVRNCVAHDGKRAPIQLVDQNGCVVRPKIMSKFQKIKNFGPSASVVSFAYFQAFKFPDSMNVHFQCVIQVCRYNCPEPKCGPGLPGGEYGLPQIGANGLSEEYGPPEAYERNDFALGGPGVLPPAAYPDPRHPASDATGAYSENQPDVVPSPQAQTSAAVPTADSGTVSGPASSQSPQPQPTGSNELGLPPPPLPGQSGQYSTVKRKDDLSAGGNLVSLGGRPRSVEGLDDLRGVRRRRDTMDIVVKPQRIYKRNAQEMTDVNTSRIIQVVAPGDVNFALNSNASNETVVIQSARSADAETICMSVPSFVGGLVMLLLVLAVASLVAAFLFVRVRHFDRKGAGMAYVN; this is encoded by the exons ATGGGACACCTGACGCGACGCAGCAGCCTAATGGCCATAGTCCTGTGCCTGGTACTCAACACACAG CACCTGTCGGTGCATGGCGATGCCTCGCACATTGAGTCCGCCGCCCTGCCCCTCGAACACAGGGCCGGCTACGGTCCACCGGCGCCCATTTACGGAGCGCCCCAGGGACCACTGAGCACCGGAGCCACCAACGATGTGTCCGAGGAGGCATGGCCCCTCGCCAGCACCAACGACAGTCCGCAGATCAAGCACCTGCAGGTGCAGTGCGAGAAGACCCACATGCGGGTGAACATCGAGTTCGACCGACCCTTCTACGGCATGATCTTCTCCAAGGGATTCTACAGTGATCCCCACTGCGTGCACCTGAAGCCCGGCACCGGCCACCTGAGCGCCACCTTCGAGATCTTCCTGAACAGCTGCGGCATGACCAGCTCGGCCAACCACAATGCCGCCGGCTATGGAGCGCCCACGCCATCGGGCAGCTATGTGGAGAACACGATCATCATCCAGTACGATCCCTACGTGCAGGAGGTGTGGGATCAGGCCAGGAAGCTGCGCTGCACCTGGTACGATTTCTACGAGAAGGCCGTCACCTTCAGGCCCTTCCAGGTGGACATGCTGCATGCGGTGACCGCTAACTTCCTGGGCGACAACCTGCAGTGCTGGATGCAAATCCAGGTGGGCAAGGGACCCTGGGCCTCCGAGGTTTCGGGCATTGTCAAGATCGGACAGACGATGACCATGGTGCTGGCCATCAAGGATGATGAAAACAAATTCGATATGCTGGTGCGCAACTGTGTGGCCCACGACGGCAAGCGGGCTCCCATCCAGCTGGTGGATCAGAATGGCTGCGTTGTCAGGCCCAAGATCATGAGCAAGTTCCAGAAGATCAAGAACTTCGGACCCTCGGCATCGGTGGTTAGCTTCGCCTACTTCCAGGCCTTCAAGTTCCCCGACTCGATGAATGTGCACTTCCAGTGCGTCATCCAGGTGTGCCGCTACAACTGCCCCGAGCCCAAGTGCGGACCCGGTTTGCCAGGTGGCGAGTATGGTCTGCCCCAGATTGGCGCCAATGGTCTGTCCGAGGAGTACGGTCCCCCAGAGGCATACGAGAGGAACGATTTCGCCCTGGGCGGTCCCGGAGTTCTGCCACCAGCTGCCTATCCTGATCCACGTCACCCTGCCTCCGATGCCACTGGAGCGTACTCTGAGAACCAACCGGATGTGGTGCCCTCGCCCCAGGCTCAGACCTCGGCGGCAGTGCCCACTGCTGACTCGGGAACCGTTTCCGGACCTGCCAGCTCCCAGTCGCCACAGCCCCAGCCCACTGGCAGCAACGAACTGGGTCTgccgccaccaccactgcCAGGACAGAGCGGTCAGTACAGCACGGTGAAGCGCAAGGATGACCTGAGTGCCGGTGGCAACCTGGTTTCCCTGGGCGGACGCCCACGCTCCGTGGAGGGACTGGACGATCTGCGCGGCGTGCGAAGGCGCAGGGACACCATGGACATTGTGGTGAAGCCACAGAGGATCTACAAGCGGAACGCGCAGGAGATGACCGATGTGAACACCAGCCGAATCATTCAGGTGGTGGCGCCCGGAGACGTTAACTTTGCGCTGAACAGCAATGCCAGCAACGAGACGGTGGTCATCCAGTCGGCCAGGTCCGCGGATGCGGAGACCATCTGCATGTCGGTGCCCAGTTTTGTGGGCGGAttggtgatgctgctgctcgtccTGGCCGTCGCCTCTCTAGTCGCCGCCTTCCTCTTCGTCCGCGTGCGTCACTTCGACCGCAAGGGAGCGGGCATGGCCTATGTGAACTAA